From Eptesicus fuscus isolate TK198812 chromosome 13, DD_ASM_mEF_20220401, whole genome shotgun sequence, the proteins below share one genomic window:
- the ZDHHC24 gene encoding probable palmitoyltransferase ZDHHC24 isoform X1: MGQPWAVGSADGPPTRLPLVLTALWATAVGLELAYVLVLGPGPPPLGPLARAFQLALAAFQLLNLLGNVGLFLCSDPSIRGVMLAGHGLGQGWAYCYQCQSQVPPRSGHCSACRICILRRDHHCRLLGRCVGFHNYRPFLCLLLHGAGVLLHVSVLLGPALAALLRAHTPLHTAALLLLPWLMLLTGRVSLAQFALAFVTDTCVAGALFCGAGLLFHGMLLLRGQTTWEWARGQHSYDLGPCHNLQAALGPHWILVWLWPFLASPLPGDGITFQTTADVGLVAS; encoded by the exons atggggcagccctgggcggtggGGAGCGCGGACGGGCCGCCCACGCGGCTGCCCCTCGTGCTCACCGCGCTGTGGGCGACGGCGGTGGGCCTGGAGCTGGCCTACGTGCttgtgctgggtcctgggccgCCCCCGCTGGGACCCCTGGCCCGGGCCTTCCAGCTGGCGCTGGCCGCCTTCCAGCTGCTTAACCTCCTGGGCAACGTGGGGCTCTTCCTGTGTTCGGACCCCAGCATCCGGGGCGTGATGCTGGCCGGCCACGGTCTAGGCCAGGGCTGGGC TTACTGTTACCAATGCCAGAGCCAGGTGCCACCACGCAGTGGACATTGCTCTGCCTGCCGCATCTGCATCCTGCGTCGGGATCACCATTGCCGCCTGCTGGGCCGCTGCGTGGGCTTTCACAACTACCGGCCCTTCCTGTGCCTGCTGCTTCATGGCGCGGGCGTCCTGCTCCACGTCTCTGTgctgctgggccctgccctggcAGCTCTGCTGCGAGCCCACACGCCCCTCCACACTgctgccctcctcctgctgccctggctcATGCTGCTCACAG GCAGAGTGTCTCTGGCGCAGTTCGCGCTGGCCTTCGTGACTGACACGTGTGTGGCGGGTGCCCTGTTCTGCGGGGCTGGGCTGCTCTTCCATGGGATGCTGCTGCTTCGGGGCCAGACCACCTGGGAATGGGCTCGGGGCCAGCACTCCTATGACCTGGGCCCCTGCCACAACctgcaggcagccctggggcccCACTGGATCCTTGTCTGGCTCTGGCCCTTTCTGGCCTCCCCGTTGCCTGGGGACGGGATCACCTTCCAGACCACAGCTGATGTGGGACTCGTGGCTTCCTGA
- the ZDHHC24 gene encoding probable palmitoyltransferase ZDHHC24 isoform X3: MGQPWAVGSADGPPTRLPLVLTALWATAVGLELAYVLVLGPGPPPLGPLARAFQLALAAFQLLNLLGNVGLFLCSDPSIRGVMLAGHGLGQGWAYCYQCQSQVPPRSGHCSACRICILRRDHHCRLLGRCVGFHNYRPFLCLLLHGAGVLLHVSVLLGPALAALLRAHTPLHTAALLLLPWLMLLTGETSDLFSLRISGFDQSPSPSSPNWSMSASGRTVQRRGGWALFCLDPLLLLTICTP; encoded by the exons atggggcagccctgggcggtggGGAGCGCGGACGGGCCGCCCACGCGGCTGCCCCTCGTGCTCACCGCGCTGTGGGCGACGGCGGTGGGCCTGGAGCTGGCCTACGTGCttgtgctgggtcctgggccgCCCCCGCTGGGACCCCTGGCCCGGGCCTTCCAGCTGGCGCTGGCCGCCTTCCAGCTGCTTAACCTCCTGGGCAACGTGGGGCTCTTCCTGTGTTCGGACCCCAGCATCCGGGGCGTGATGCTGGCCGGCCACGGTCTAGGCCAGGGCTGGGC TTACTGTTACCAATGCCAGAGCCAGGTGCCACCACGCAGTGGACATTGCTCTGCCTGCCGCATCTGCATCCTGCGTCGGGATCACCATTGCCGCCTGCTGGGCCGCTGCGTGGGCTTTCACAACTACCGGCCCTTCCTGTGCCTGCTGCTTCATGGCGCGGGCGTCCTGCTCCACGTCTCTGTgctgctgggccctgccctggcAGCTCTGCTGCGAGCCCACACGCCCCTCCACACTgctgccctcctcctgctgccctggctcATGCTGCTCACAG GTGAAACCTCCGACTTGTTCTCCCTGCGCATCAGTGGCTTTGATCAGAGCCCTTCACCATCTTCTCCCAATTGGTCCATGTCTGCGAGTGGCCGGACTGTACAGAGAAGAGGGGGATGGGCTCTTTTTTGTCTAGACCCCTTGCTTCTcttaaccatttgtacgccataa
- the BBS1 gene encoding Bardet-Biedl syndrome 1 protein, giving the protein MAAASPSDFNSGKAESNEASSKWLDAHYDPLANIHTFSACLALADLHGDGEYKLVVGDLGPGGQQPRLKVLKGPRVLTESPLSELPAAAATFLKDQHEPRTPALALASGPCVYVYKNLRPYFKFSLPQLPANPLEEDLWNQAKEDRIDPLTLKEMLEGIREKAEVPLSVQSLRFLQLELSEMEAFVNQHKSKAIKRQTVITTMTTLKKNLADEDAVSCLVLGTENKQLLVLDPEAFTTLATMNLPSVPVFLEVSGQFDVEFRLAAACRNGNIYILRRDSKCPKYCIELSAQPVGLVRVHKVLVVGSNQDSLHGFTHKGKRLWTVQMPAAILTMNLLEQHSRGLQAVMAGLANGEVRIYHDKTLLNVIRTPDAVTSLCFGRFGREDNTLIMTTRGGGLIIKILKRTAVFVEGGGELGPPPAQATKLSVPRKTRLYVDQTLREREAGTAMHRTFQTDLYLLRLRAARAYVQALESSLSPVSATAREPLKLHAVVQGLGPTFKLTLHLQNTSTARPILGLLICFLYNEALYALPRAFFKVPLLVPGLSYPLETLVESLSDKGISDIIKVLVLREGQSAPLLSAHINMPVSEGLAAA; this is encoded by the exons ATGGCTGCTGCGTCTCCGTCGGATTTCAATAGCGGCAAAGCTGAGAG caaTGAGGCCAGTTCGAAATGGCTGGATGCGCACTACGACCCCCTGGCCAACATCCACACCTTTTCTGCCTGCCTGG CGCTGGCAGATTTGCATGGGGACGGGGAGTACAAG CTGGTGGTGGGGGATCTTGGCCCAGGTGGGCAGCAGCCCCGCCTGAAGGTGCTCAAAGGACCCAGAGTATTGACTGAAAGCCCACTATCTGAGCTGCCGGCCGCTGCTGCCACCTTCCTCAAGGATCAACATGAGCCCCGAACACCAGCTCTGGCACTTGCTTCAGGcccttgtgtgtatgtgtataagaATCTTAGGCCCTACTTCAAGTTCAGCCTGCCCCAGTTGCCTGCAAACCCCCTGGAAGAAGATCTTTGGAACCAAGCCAAAGAG GACCGGATCGACCCCTTGACCCTGAAGGAGATGCTGGAAGGCATCCG ggagaaggcagaggtgCCTTTGTCTGTACAGTCGCTCAG GTTTCTGCAGCTGGAGCTGAGCGAAATGGAGGCGTTTGTGAACCAGCACAAGTCCAAGGCCATCAAACGTCAG ACAGTCATCACCACCATGACCACCTTAAAGAAGAACCTGGCTGACGAGGATGCTGTGTCCTGCTTGGTGCTGGGCACTGAGAACAAGCAGCTCCTGGTGCTGGACCCGGAGGCCTTCACCACGTTGGCCACG ATGAACCTGCCCAGCGTTCCCGTCTTCCTGGAGGTTTCTGGCCAGTTCGATGTAGAGTTCCGGCTTGCCGCTGCCTGCCGCAATGGGAACATCTACATCCTGAGAAG AGACTCCAAGTGCCCCAAGTACTGCATCGAGCTGAGCGCCCAGCCTGTGGGGCTTGTCCGGGTCCACAAGGTCCTGGTGGTGGGCAGCAACCAAGACAGCCTGCATGGCTTCACCCACAAG GGTAAGAGGCTGTGGACGGTGCAGATGCCTGCAGCCATCCTGACCATGAACCTCCTGGAGCAGCATTCCCGGGGCCTGCAGGCCGTCATGGCCGGGCTAGCCAATGGAGAGGTCCGCATTTACCATGACAAGACCCTGCTCAACGTCATCCGCACCCCG GATGCAGTGACCAGCCTTTGCTTTGGCCGCTTCGGGCGGGAAGATAACACCCTCATCATGACTACGCGAG GTGGTGGCCTGATTATCAAGATCCTGAAGCGCACAGCAGTGTTtgtggaggggggaggtgagCTGGGCCCCCCACCAGCCCAGGCCACAAAACTCAGCGTGCCCCGAAAGACTCGGCTTTATGTGGACCAGACGCTGCGAGAGCGGGAGGCCGGCACCG CCATGCACCGGACCTTCCAGACCGACCTCTACCTGCTGCGCCTCCGGGCCGCCCGTGCCTACGTGCAGGCCCTCGAGTCCAGCCTGAGCCCCGTGTCTGCGACAGCCCGAGAGCCACTCAAGCTACACGCTGTG GTCCAAGGCCTGGGCCCCACCTTTAAGCTCACGCTTCACCTGCAGAACACCTCGACAGCCCGACCCATCCTGGGGCTGCTGATCTGCTTCCTGTACAACGAGGCGCTCtatgccctgcccagggccttctTCAAG GTTCCCTTGTTGGTGCCAGGGCTCAGCTACCCCCTGGAGACCTTGGTGGAGAGTCTCAGTGACAAGGGCATCTCAGACATTATCAAG GTACTAGTGCTTCGAGAAGGCCAGAGCGCACCCCTGCTGAGTGCCCATATCAACATGCCTGTGAGcgaggggctggcagctgcctga
- the ZDHHC24 gene encoding probable palmitoyltransferase ZDHHC24 isoform X2: protein MGQPWAVGSADGPPTRLPLVLTALWATAVGLELAYVLVLGPGPPPLGPLARAFQLALAAFQLLNLLGNVGLFLCSDPSIRGVMLAGHGLGQGWAYCYQCQSQVPPRSGHCSACRICILRRDHHCRLLGRCVGFHNYRPFLCLLLHGAGVLLHVSVLLGPALAALLRAHTPLHTAALLLLPWLMLLTDAGPNQNLRKNRENGRKFSRTEGCTSLPTAQQMTQSKVCPDISEPQRERLGTSQQHYKNKN from the exons atggggcagccctgggcggtggGGAGCGCGGACGGGCCGCCCACGCGGCTGCCCCTCGTGCTCACCGCGCTGTGGGCGACGGCGGTGGGCCTGGAGCTGGCCTACGTGCttgtgctgggtcctgggccgCCCCCGCTGGGACCCCTGGCCCGGGCCTTCCAGCTGGCGCTGGCCGCCTTCCAGCTGCTTAACCTCCTGGGCAACGTGGGGCTCTTCCTGTGTTCGGACCCCAGCATCCGGGGCGTGATGCTGGCCGGCCACGGTCTAGGCCAGGGCTGGGC TTACTGTTACCAATGCCAGAGCCAGGTGCCACCACGCAGTGGACATTGCTCTGCCTGCCGCATCTGCATCCTGCGTCGGGATCACCATTGCCGCCTGCTGGGCCGCTGCGTGGGCTTTCACAACTACCGGCCCTTCCTGTGCCTGCTGCTTCATGGCGCGGGCGTCCTGCTCCACGTCTCTGTgctgctgggccctgccctggcAGCTCTGCTGCGAGCCCACACGCCCCTCCACACTgctgccctcctcctgctgccctggctcATGCTGCTCACAG ATGCTGGGCCTAATCAGAATttgagaaagaacagagaaaatgggAGGAAATTTTCCAGAACTGAAGGATGCACATCTCTACCCACGGCACAACAAATGACACAGAGTAAGGTGTGTCCTGACATTTCAGAGCCTCAGAGAGAGAGGTTAGGGACTTCTCAACagcattacaaaaataaaaattaa